From Candida dubliniensis CD36 chromosome 7, complete sequence, the proteins below share one genomic window:
- a CDS encoding conserved hypothetical protein (spliced gene), translating into MNNLNDLFAQIVSCNDKLELHKIQTELEDVTKKTTEPDQPAYIQKLATDKLKILNNLLQSKQNQLSKKRFEFKGEPVPPISNSLVVNDQTVPDTSKSIQKVDNQIFEISSNEHMVVDCFSNSYLQTTNEIPSIHLKSGNRSICKLTVQGPVFIHDVENSILILSCHQARLHNIHNSLVVMESVQNNRIIIENCNQIKVNSGFEIDDFNFPTKEIKNPHFEVLMREKSNEVLAAVGRIAQTGDIETVINKYIEN; encoded by the exons ATGAACAACCTCAATG ACCTTTTTGCGCAGATTGTATCAtgtaatgataaattggaattgcACAAGATCCAAACTGAGCTTGAGGATGTGACCAAGAAAACAACAGAACCAGATCAACCTGCCTATATTCAGAAACTAGCTACAGATAAACttaaaatattgaataatcttctacaatcaaaacaaaaccagctaagcaaaaaaagatttgaattcaaGGGAGAGCCGGTACCACCTATATCAAACTCATTGGTGGTTAATGACCAGACAGTTCCTGACACatccaaatcaattcaaaaagttgataatcagatttttgaaatatcaCTGAATGAGCATATGGTAGTTGATTGTTTTAGCAATTCTTACTTACAAACTACAAATGAGATACCATCCATCCATCTTAAAAGTGGTAATAGATCCATATGCAAGTTAACAGTCCAAGGTCCAGTGTTTATTCATGATGTTGAAAATAGTATACTAATTTTATCATGTCACCAAGCAAGACTACACAATATTCACAACTCATTAGTGGTTATGGAATCTGTGCAGAATAATcgaattattattgaaaactgcaatcaaataaaagtCAATTCtggatttgaaattgacgATTTCAATTTTCCGACGAAGGAAATAAAAAATCCCCATTTTGAAGTTTTAATGAGAgagaaatcaaatgaagTGTTGGCTGCAGTGGGAAGAATTGCACAAACAGGCGATATTGAAACCGTTATCAATAAGTACATTGAAAACTGA
- a CDS encoding fatty acid activator 2, putative (Similar to S. cerevisiae FAA2), which translates to MTKLPSISETDTVYADDNKPYIFENPNDYPIETLVNHILPFPQEVAGESVKIPGTAEKGFSEIYRNAATPNGIKSGLIQGLDTYHAIFENSAQVYPDEPCLAFHEYDYENSQHLERYASISYKEVYERKNNLAAGLFFLLSANPFKNNSLESHRKIDNHSRDYKTYDSENLSFIVTFYSGNRVEWILSDLACSSNSITSTALYDTLGHDASKYILESTESPVIISSKEHIRGLINLKKEDPQALASIILIVSMEPLTQKDQHLVDYAESNNIKLYDFSQVERTGAIFPHKECPPNSETVFTITFTSGTTGANPKGVLLPQRCCASAIIGYSALVPHHKGTKEFAFLPLAHIFERHISSAMFLFGGSVAFPRLGGTPLTLFEDLKLWKPTFMANVPRIFTKIEAGIKATTVDSTSSVTRSLYNRAIETKRSRQVKDGESGGHFVYDQLLIKKLRKEIGFDNMEFCFTGGAPISPDTIKFLKASLGIGFAQGYGSSESFAGMLMSLPFKHSSVGTCGVISPTMEARIRELPSMGYNLNDVGGPRGELQLRGAQLFTKYYKNEEETTKAIDKDGWFSTGDVAQITDDGLFKIIDRVKNFFKLAQGEYVTPEKIEGVYLSSNSLLTQLFVHGDFLQTYLVGIVGIDSVGIRSYIKSTFQKEISTDEEIIAFFESPKNRRILLQDINGNVAGKLQGFEKLHNIEVAFEPLTLDRGVVTPTMKIRRPICTKFFKKDIEKLYNEGSLVRNSNL; encoded by the coding sequence ATGACAAAGTTACCATCGATTTCAGAAACTGATACCGTCTATGCAGACGACAATAAACcatatatttttgaaaaccCAAATGATTACCCAATAGAAACTTTGGTTAATCATATTTTGCCCTTCCCACAAGAAGTTGCAGGTGAATCTGTCAAAATCCCCGGTACTGCTGAAAAAGGATTTTCAGAAATATACCGTAACGCAGCCACTCCCAATGGAATCAAATCTGGTTTAATTCAAGGGTTAGATACCTATCATGCTATATTTGAGAATTCAGCTCAAGTTTACCCCGATGAACCATGTCTTGCTTTCCATGAGTATGATTACGAGAATTCTCAGCATTTAGAACGATACGCTTCAATCAGCTACAAAGAAGTCTACGAAAGGAAAAACAATTTGGCAGCAGGgttattctttttattatctGCTAACCCTTTTAAGAATAATTCATTGGAGTCACATCGCAAGATTGATAACCATAGCAGAGATTATAAAACTTATGATAGTGAGAATTTGTCTTTTATTGTGACATTCTACTCGGGTAATAGAGTCGAATGGATCTTGTCAGATTTGGCATGCTCCTCAAACTCAATCACATCGACTGCCTTGTATGACACTTTGGGACACGATGCATCCAAATATATTTTAGAGTCTACTGAATCTCCAGTTATTATTTCCTCAAAAGAACACATTCGTGGgttaattaatttgaaaaaagaagatcCTCAGGCATTAGcttcaattattttgattgtgTCTATGGAACCGTTAACGCAAAAGGATCAACACTTGGTTGACTATGCTGAGTCAAACAACATAAAATTATATGACTTTTCTCAAGTTGAAAGAACTGGGGCAATCTTCCCTCACAAAGAATGCCCTCCAAATAGCGAAACTGTTTTCACAATTACCTTCACTTCTGGGACTACTGGAGCAAATCCTAAGGGGGTTCTTTTACCACAAAGATGCTGTGCTTCAGCAATAATTGGCTACAGTGCATTAGTGCCACATCATAAGGGAACCAAAGAGTTTGCCTTTTTACCATTGGCTCATATTTTCGAAAGACACATACTGTCAGCAATGTTTTTATTTGGAGGTTCAGTAGCATTTCCGAGATTGGGCGGAACTCCATTGACTCtttttgaagatttgaaattatggAAACCGACATTTATGGCGAATGTACCCCGAATCTTTACCAAGATTGAAGCTGGAATTAAAGCAACCACAGTTGACTCTACTTCATCAGTTACACGTTCTCTTTATAACAGAGCCATTGAGACTAAACGTAGCAGACAAGTAAAAGACGGTGAAAGTGGTGGTCATTTCGTTTATGAccaattattgattaagAAATTGAGAAAAGAGATTGGTTTCGACAATATGGAATTTTGCTTTACTGGAGGTGCTCCAATTTCACCAGATACTATTAAGTTTTTAAAGGCAAGCTTAGGTATTGGTTTTGCTCAAGGTTACGGTAGCAGTGAATCTTTTGCTGGGATGTTGATGTCATTGCCATTCAAGCACTCGTCGGTAGGAACATGTGGAGTTATTTCTCCAACAATGGAAGCCAGAATCAGAGAGTTGCCATCGATGGGGTACAATTTGAACGATGTGGGTGGGCCTCGTGGTGAGTTACAGCTTCGTGGAGCACAATTGTTTACCAAGTACTACAAAAACGAGGAGGAAACAACCAAGGcaattgataaagatgGTTGGTTTTCCACTGGTGATGTTGCACAAATCACCGACGATGGGTTGTTTAAGATTATTGACAGAGTAAAGAACTTTTTCAAGTTGGCACAAGGTGAATATGTGACTCCAGAAAAGATTGAAGGGGTTTATTTGTCATCGAATTCCTTATTAACCCAACTATTTGTTCATGGAGACTTTTTGCAGACCTATCTTGTGGGAATTGTTGGTATAGACTCTGTTGGCATCCGCAGTTACATAAAAAGTACGttccaaaaagaaatcagcACCGATGAAGAGATTATTGCTTTTTTTGAATCCCCCAAAAATAGAAGAATCTTGTTACAAGATATTAATGGAAACGTTGCAGGTAAACTTCAAGGGTTTGAAAAGCTACATAACATAGAAGTTGCATTTGAACCGCTAACACTTGATAGAGGAGTTGTTAcaccaacaatgaaaataaGAAGACCAATATGTACCAAGTTCTTCAAGAAGGATATTGAAAAGTTGTACAACGAAGGATCTTTAGTTAGAAATAGCAACTTGTAG
- a CDS encoding U3 small nucleolar RNA-associated protein, putative (Similar to S. cerevisiae UTP18) has product MPTNIQGEEVIIPPKDEEEILLEKLVFGDAAGFENNLKKLDNLYDYSSDEDEEVDENLNDQEGGSENASDIEDLQDEDLFFIDDGNNEEHHDVDDMEIDEEQDEEEDLDQDSDNAWEDSDDEKINISLLTSDKLKKLRKTPQDSVISGKSYIVRLRSQFEKIYPRPQWIEDIEDNSDEEKELSDVDIDNEDEEGRLGSTTALLNILSSTEKFINTKQLKLISANKISITRLKDANYKRIGKSGIQTIDFHPNYPILLTGGFDKTIRIYQIDGKSNNFITSYFLKNCPIMQASFYPQLSSKSGDDAKNSNLIYASGRRRYMNKINLSTGEIEKISRLYGHEQTQKSFEYFKISPRGTYIGLTGNNGWCNLLNAQTGHWIHGFKIEGTIVDFAFANDESFIMIINSAGEVWEFALEGKITSKTPNKIIRKWYDDGGVGITKLQIGGKNNRWVAIGNNNGIVNIYDRLGFIPETAHPKPIKTVENLITSISSLVFNPDGQLLCIASRAKRDALRLVHLPSGSVYSNWPTSGTPLGKVTSIAFSPNNEMLAIGNQSGKVTLWRLNHY; this is encoded by the coding sequence ATGCCTACAAACATACAAGGGGAAGAAGTCATAATACCTCctaaagatgaagaagaaatattattggAGAAATTGGTGTTTGGAGATGCAGCAGGATTTGagaacaatttgaaaaagttaGACAATTTGTATGATTATTCATCAGATGAGGACGAAGAGGTAGATGAGAATTTGAATGACCAGGAAGGCGGTCTGGAGAACGCATCAGATATCGAAGATTTGCaagatgaagatttattttttattgatgatggaaataatgaagaacatcatgatgttgatgatatgGAAATAGATGAGGAGCAAGACGAGGAAGAGGATCTTGATCAGGATTCAGATAATGCATGGGAGGATAGcgatgatgaaaaaatcaacatctCTCTATTAACCTcagataaattaaaaaaattgaggAAAACACCACAGGATTCAGTTATATCTGGCAAGTCATATATTGTTAGATTGAGATcccaatttgaaaagatATACCCAAGACCTCAATGGATAGAGGATATAGAAGACAACAGTGATGAGGAGAAGGAATTGTCGGATGTTGACATTGACAATGAAGATGAGGAAGGACGATTAGGGTCAACAACTgcattattaaatattttgtcAAGCAcagaaaaatttataaatacaaaacaattgaagCTAATTTCTGCCAATAAAATATCTATAACAAGATTGAAAGATGCAAACTATAAAAGAATTGGGAAATCGGGTATccaaacaattgatttccaTCCAAACTACCCAATTTTGCTAACAGGTGGGTTTGATAAAACCATTCGAATCTATCAAATTGACGGGAAATCAAACAACTTTATTACttcatattttttgaaaaactgTCCAATAATGCAAGCTAGCTTCTATCCACAGTTGTCAAGTAAATCTGGCGATGATGCCAAAAACAGTAACTTAATATATGCCAGTGGCCGAAGAAGATACatgaataaaattaatttatcaactgGAGAAATAGAGAAAATCAGCCGATTATATGGGCATGAGCAAACACAGAAATCGTTTGAGTACTTTAAAATAAGTCCCCGAGGTACATACATTGGATTAACTGGTAACAATGGGTGGTGCAATCTATTAAATGCCCAAACCGGACATTGGATTCATGgatttaaaattgaagGGACAATAGTTGATTTTGCATTTGCCAACGATGAATCctttattatgattataaatTCCGCTGGTGAAGTGTGGGAGTTTGCTCTTGAAGGGAAAATCACTTCCAAAACCCCTAATAAGATCATTCGGAAATGGtatgatgatggtggtgTAGGAATTACCAAGTTACAAATTGGTGGTAAAAACAATCGTTGGGTTGctattggtaataataatgggaTAGTCAACATTTATGATCGATTGGGATTCATTCCCGAAACGGCTCATCCCAAGCCAATCAAAACAGTGGAAAACTTAATCACATCAATATCGTCGTTGGTGTTCAACCCTGACGGACAATTGTTATGTATTGCATCAAGAGCCAAACGTGATGCTTTAAGGTTGGTGCACTTACCAAGTGGTTCTGTCTACAGCAACTGGCCAACCAGTGGTACTCCATTAGGTAAAGTTACAAGCATTGCATTCTCGCCAAATAACGAAATGTTGGCCATTGGAAACCAATCTGGTAAAGTAACCTTGTGGCGTTTGAACCATTATTAA